The Falco biarmicus isolate bFalBia1 chromosome 1, bFalBia1.pri, whole genome shotgun sequence DNA segment TGGCGTTGCTGGGAGGCCGCCGGCCCAGCGCGCCGCCATGCCGCGGTACGCGCAGCTGGTGATGggcccggcgggcagcgggaaGGTgaggggggagcgggcggcggggaggagAGGTCGGCCGCGGTAGCGACAGCGTTTCCTGACGgcgtctgtgtgtgtgtgctttgcAGAGCACGTACTGCGCCACCATGGTGCAGCACTGCGAGGCGCTGGGCCGCGCCGTACAGGTGGTCAACCTGGACCCGGCGGCCGAGCTCTTCAACTACCCCGTCATGGCAGGTGAGGTGagggccgccgccccccccgaGGGAACGGCACCCCCTGAGGAACGGGACCCCCCCCTAAGGGAACGGCCCCCCCGGAGGGAACGCCCCCCCCAGCGCCTCCCTTCTCTGTCCTTCCAGACATCCGCGAGTTAATAGAAGTGGACGACGTCATGGAAGATGAATCCTTAAGGTTTGGCCCCAATGGTGGCTTGGTGTTTTGCATGGAATACTTTGCCAATAACTTTAACTGGCTCGAGGAAAGCCTTGGGCACGTGGAGGATGACTATATATTGTTTGATTGCCCAGGTAAACAAATGCCGACGTTTTGGTGTCGTTTTTCATGTGCCACATAAAATTCCCAGTGCTTTTTTGTTGGTCATAATCATTCacgttggttttttttgcattgtaaCAGCTGTCAGGGTCACTTTCAGGTGTTTCGGGAGTGAACTTGGTCCCAGGCTCACCTTGTTGCAGATTATCTTAAAGTTTTGCtgaatctttctatattttgtgtttgtgaaacAGTTAGCTATAggagcattttgattttaaggagCTGACCTCCATGTCAGCATTATGTTAGCACTTAACTAACCAATGACATATGAGTTGCTGTGCTGTTTGTTATCCAAGACTGTGTTACTTGAAGTCCTTACTCTGTAGACCATAATAACCTTACTTTACAGACCATAGCAAGAGGACTTAGGTTCTGTTGTATATAGGATGAGCTATTGGACAGTTTGGCAAGGCCGATAGCTAACCAAccaacttggcaacaaaacttacttttatAATATTAAAAGTCATGCCCACAGGTCAAGaagacccttgcccaggtgaagacccttcccctgCGCAAGTGTAGTAACAGAAGAGGACAACACAGCAGATATTATAATGATACACAAATCAGTAACCAGTCATCGTAACTGGGAGTGTACAACCTTGTAATTTCATGTATAAATGTAACGGTGAAATCTACACAGGTGGGCTTGGTGTGTGGAGATGCCACCgagcacccagcactgcagtgaaggagtgcctgcttcttaatgctgcAGTGGTGTTCAGAGGTTTGATTCCCAATCTTGGTGACAACCTGGGTGACCGCACTGGTGTTTGATCGCACCCTATGGTGTGGGAACGCTGGTGGCAACCACTAACGAACGCTAACTGGAGGTcaagagggggaaagaaaaacccttttctttcttttgcatttcaccAGCGTAAGTTCACCCAAAGACAGAGCTGtctaaaaagaaagagaatgcTTTCTTTATcgttttttatttatattaagtGCAGTGCCCATATCTGTGTAATGGTTAACTGTGAACTGTTCCTGTGAGCTTCACATTTCTGCAGACTGATACCCTACGTGTGCCCTAGGTCAGATCGAACTCTATACGCATCTGCCAGTGATGAAACAGCTGGTGGATCAGCTTCAGCAGTGGGAATTCCGCGTCTGTGGAGTTTTTCTTGTGGATTCTCAGTTTATGGTGGAATCTTTTAAGGTATGCATTTGAAATCTGTCGTAAAAGTTCATactgataa contains these protein-coding regions:
- the GPN3 gene encoding GPN-loop GTPase 3 isoform X1, which codes for MPRYAQLVMGPAGSGKSTYCATMVQHCEALGRAVQVVNLDPAAELFNYPVMADIRELIEVDDVMEDESLRFGPNGGLVFCMEYFANNFNWLEESLGHVEDDYILFDCPGQIELYTHLPVMKQLVDQLQQWEFRVCGVFLVDSQFMVESFKFISGILAALSAMISLEIPQINIMTKMDLLSKKAKKEIEKYLDPDMYSMIEDSTNMLKSKMFKKLTKSICGLIDDYGMVRFLPFDRSDEESINIVLQHIDFTIQYGEDLEFKEPKECEEDRSALVDEYFQDRVDE